The following coding sequences are from one Vulpes vulpes isolate BD-2025 chromosome 12, VulVul3, whole genome shotgun sequence window:
- the TMEM11 gene encoding transmembrane protein 11, mitochondrial isoform X2, translating into MVSLSATDCYIVHEIYNGENAQDQFEYELEQALEAQYKYIVIEPTRIGDETARWITVGNCLHKTTVLAGTACLFTPLALPLDYSHYISLPAGVLSLACCTLYGISWQFDPCCKYQVEYDAYKLSRLPLHTLTSSTPVVLVRKDDLHRKRLHNTIALAALVYCVKKIYELYAV; encoded by the coding sequence ggTGAGCTTGTCGGCCACAGACTGTTACATTGTGCATGAGATCTACAATGGGGAGAATGCCCAAGACCAGTTTGAATATGAGCTGGAGCAGGCCCTGGAAGCCCAGTACAAGTACATCGTGATCGAGCCCACGCGCATTGGTGATGAGACGGCCCGCTGGATCACTGTGGGCAATTGCCTGCACAAGACCACCGTGCTAGCGGGTACCGCCTGCCTCTTCACCCCATTGGCGCTGCCCTTAGATTACTCCCACTACATCTCCCTGCCCGCAGGCGTGCTCAGCCTGGCCTGCTGCACCCTCTACGGGATCTCCTGGCAGTTTGACCCCTGCTGCAAGTACCAAGTGGAGTACGACGCCTATAAACTGTCCCGCCTGCCCCTGCACACACTCACTTCCTCTACCCCGGTGGTGCTGGTCCGGAAGGACGACTTGCACAGAAAGAGACTGCACAACACGATAGCACTGGCCGCCCTGGTGTACTGTGTAAAGAAGATTTACGAACTCTACGCCGTATGA